A single genomic interval of Malania oleifera isolate guangnan ecotype guangnan chromosome 13, ASM2987363v1, whole genome shotgun sequence harbors:
- the LOC131146539 gene encoding uncharacterized protein LOC131146539: MSEVQTDENNEIYGRTRTSAEAKVSSKEAVEMAQYNVGLQSGHEKIKRKKKRSHIASNNNAIDHDPQEGTAVMKSSALGKGPTLSSSKKKEKRKKQKRQHNSPDTTSEIKDTDHEPQVSSCLFILDVTNNFESGNSNSALEVADTDSMGIKKNFDKSTVKALVSEKFHSFEKTENNSSMEKHDDGAKVNDILRRNGRMRTYRRKKQIKTYSRKKRPVVSLINSLDNKDSSLQIIPNSSMKGTSAKSSDEVLASGFSGNKLIKMLGHGTLGQVVESETRRELSVDLSCEPAFEENNKRMRMTFKESDKEHCSVQNVCDLDTLEKAFEQTRLDKVQNAILDGLSVEENSKAATPYCMDRSSESTSGFEPASKHLKQKNLEILTPSPEGPLIGLSKRKLLILDVNGLLADIVPYVPEGYKADITVGRKAVFKRPFHDDFLQFCFQRFDVGVWSSRMKNNVEMVLDFLMGDSKHCLLFRWHQSHCTDTGFNTIENKSKPLVLKELKKLWERHDPNLPWEKGVYNESNTLLLDDSPYKALRNPPHTAIFPRTYCYKDKEDNSLGPGGDLRVYLEGLAMAENVQKYVEQNPFGQRAITEANSSWAFYRRVLSADTAQPVDHTSKYSACG, encoded by the exons ATGAGTGAAGTACAAACAGATGAGAATAACGAGATCTATGGGAGAACAAGAACTTCTGCAGAGGCAAAGGTTAGCTCAAAAGAAGCTGTTGAAATGGCACAATATAATGTGGGCTTGCAATCTGGGCatgaaaaaataaagagaaagaagaagaggagCCATATTGCCTCGAATAATAATGCCATTGATCATGACCCTCAAGAAGGTACTGCTGTAATGAAAAGTAGTGCCCTTGGAAAAGGTCCAACATTGAGTTCAtcaaagaaaaaggagaaaaggaaGAAGCAGAAGAGGCAACATAATTCCCCAGATACTACCTCGGAAATTAAAGATACAGATCATGAACCTCAAGTGAGTAGCTGTCTCTTCATTTTGGATGTGACAAATAATTTTGAGAGTGGGAATTCTAATTCTGCTTTAGAAGTTGCAGACacggactcaatggggataaagAAGAATTTTGACAAGTCCACGGTAAAAGCCTTAGTCTCTGAAAAGTTTCATAGTTTTGAGAAGACGGAAAATAATAGTTCAATGGAAAAACATGATGATGGTGCGAAGGTTAATGATATTTTGCGCAGGAATGGGAGAATGAGAACATATCGTAGGAAAAAACAAATCAAAACCTATTCTAGGAAAAAAAGGCCTGTTGTCTCATTGATAAATAGTTTGGACAATAAGGACAGCAGCTTACAGATTATTCCAAACAGTTCAATGAAAGGAACCTCTGCTAAGTCTTCTGATGAAGTCCTTGCATCTGGCTTTTCAGGGAATAAGTTGATCAAAATGCTGGGACATGGCACCTTGGGGCAGGTTGTGGAAAGTGAAACAAGGAGGGAATTGTCTGTAGATTTATCTTGTGAACCTGCTTTTGAGGAAAACAATAAGAGAATGAGGATGACTTTTAAAGAGTCTGATAAGGAACATTGTTCTGTGCAGAATGTGTGTGATCTAGACACTTTGGAAAAGGCTTTTGAACAAACAAGGCTAGATAAGGTCCAGAATGCAATACTGGATGGGTTATCTGTTGAGGAAAATTCAAAAGCAGCCACACCTTATTGCATGGACAGATCTTCTGAGAGCACCTCTGGCTTTGAACCTGCCAGCAAGCACCTGAAACAGAAGAACTTGGAG ATTTTGACCCCTTCACCAGAAGGACCTCTAATTGGCCTTTCTAAGAGAAAGCTTCTTATCCTAGATGTCAATGGACTGCTTGCTGATATTGTTCCATATGTTCCTGAAGGGTATAAAGCAGACATAACAGTTGGAAGGAAAGCAG TTTTTAAAAGGCCTTTCCATGATGATTTTTTACAATTCTGCTTTCAGAGATTTGATGTGGGTGTTTGGTCTTCAAGAATGAA GAACAATGTGGAAATGGTGCTTGATTTCCTTATGGGAGATTCCAAACATTGTTTACTTTTTCGCTGG CATCAATCTCACTGTACTGACACGGGGTTTAATACTATTGAAAACAAGAGTAAGCCCCTAGTTTTAAAGGAGCTTAAAAAGTTATGGGAAAGGCATGACCCAAATCTTCCATGGGAGAAAGGAGTctataatgaatcaaacacacTTTTATTGGATGATTCACCATACAAGGCCTTGCGCAATCCT CCACATACTGCAATCTTTCCACGTACATACTGCTATAAGGACAAGGAAGATAATTCACTAG GACCTGGAGGTGATCTTCGGGTTTATTTGGAAGGGTTGGCCATGGCCGAGAATGTTCAGAAGTATGTTGAGCAAAATCCATTTGGTCAACGAGCCATCACCGAAGCAAATTCATCTTGGGCATTCTATCGCAGGGTTCTCAGCGCTGACACAGCGCAACCTGTAGACCATACCAGTAAATACTCTGCTTGTGGTTAG